The following are encoded together in the Lactuca sativa cultivar Salinas chromosome 1, Lsat_Salinas_v11, whole genome shotgun sequence genome:
- the LOC111900053 gene encoding protein FLX-like 3, with translation MAGRNRYPRENHRGYPPEGPPSRVPMSRPMPPHPIMLEEELEIQHHEIRRLLGENRRLVDDRIALQQELGAAREELRRMNIAISDIQAENEMHSRQLIERGLKLEADLRATEPLKKEAAQLRGEVERLNSIRHDLSGQVQTLSKDLAKLQAENKQLPALRAEVEGLHKELMHARVAIDYEKKASAELMDQKQSMEKNLVSMAREVEKLRAELTNSDSRSWGAGGSYRMNYGNSEGNYSRAYGDGYGRPMGAGDNVPLYGSSSTPWAEVEKSRMTRR, from the exons ATGGCTGGGAGAAACCGATATCCTCGTGAGAATCATCGTGGGTATCCCCCAGAAGGGCCTCCTTCTCGTGTTCCTATGTCTCGACCCATGCCACCTCATCCCATTATGTTGGAAGAAGAACTTGAAATACAACACCATGAAATCCGTAGACTTTTGGGTGAAAATCGAAGATTAGTTGATGATCGCATTGCTCTGCAACAAGAGTTAGGTGCTGCAAGAGAAGAACTTAGGCGAATGAACATTGCAATTTCTGACATTCAAGCAGAAAATGAAATGCATTCAAGACAGCTAATTGAGAGGGGGCTGAAGCTTGAAGCTGATCTTCGTGCCACTGAACCTCTGAAAAAAGAAGCTGCACAACTCCGTGGTGAAGTAGAGAGACTTAATTCCATTAGGCATGATCTATCTGGTCAAGTTCAGACTCTCTCAAAAGACCTTGCAAAACTGCAAGCTGAAAACAAGCAACTTCCAGCTTTAAGAGCAGAGGTTGAGGGACTACACAAGGAGCTTATGCATGCTAG AGTTGCTATTGATTATGAGAAGAAGGCAAGTGCTGAGTTGATGGATCAAAAACAATCAATGGAAAAGAATTTGGTTTCCATGGCTCGTGAGGTTGAAAAGCTTCGGGCAGAACTTACAAATTCTGATTCTAGATCATGGGGTGCTG GTGGATCATACAGGATGAATTATGGCAATTCTGAAGGCAATTATTCTCGTGCTTATGGTGATGGATATGGGCGTCCAATG GGTGCTGGTGACAATGTTCCATTGTATGGCTCAAGCTCTACACCATGGGCAGAGGTGGAAAAATCCCGAATGACACGTCGCTGA
- the LOC128127127 gene encoding uncharacterized protein LOC128127127, translated as MEIRDLIKNIVEDSKHTSQDEDRYTDAPRGVKEVHTPQIKAQLSELTKVVTIFAKDKGVQSTPRPCGICTQVGHPTDMCPQLQEEEYEEANVIGGYSGHNQRTYDQPRGNQGWNNNQSMGYQQRPPPHYQARPPFPQQNYQPRQLQPLPLQARSLSMSLEDTVKSLATSTQSFQQETKASIKNLEQQMAQLAQSVSKMENQGKLPPQTEKNPKHNACAINLRSGKKYDGPKMPEEEREELVIEEPPKKDEKKEEMVEKKKPEEKEAKITLPPFPSRLSNNKKEREDSEIMAMFQKVEVNIPLLDAIRQVPRYAKFLKELCTSKKKLRGNETVKVSENVFAVLQKRMPPKCKDPGVFTVPCKLGNLYVPRAMLDLGASINVLPYSVYKSIGIATLTKTGVIIQLANRSIVHLKDVLEDVLVQVNELVFPTDFYVLDMGDDDHPSSSSILLGRPFLKTARTKFDVYNGTLSMEFDGEVINFNIYEVTRYPSDVHCINFVDIIQPLTEKCFELTNHDLLELVLSMNFDNNSVKEIAENFKLDEELLEIVESMEEKKKMRYDNSNVKLPISNTKLLPSVVQAPKLELKTLPDHSKYAYLGEEKNLPVIISNKLSIAEEDELVTLLKKYKKAIGWTIADIKGLSPSLCMHKILMEEDFKPTREAQRRLNPPMMEVIKKEIMKLLDVVFVDDFTVYGNSFDECLSNLTKILQRCIDTDLVLNYEKCHFMVDKGLILGHIVSRKGLEVDKAKIDVIKSLPYPTNVREPCKDTFDRLKDLLTSAPIIQPPNWDLPFEIMCDASNTTVGAVLGQKVDRAHHVIYYASKTLDGAQCNYTTTEKELLAIVFALEKFRQYLLGTKVIIYSDHAAIKHLLTKKDSNPRLIRWMPLLQEFDIEIKDKSGKENLVADHLSRIVPPEDATPIHDTFSDEHLFAIQTPPWYVDICNFMVTGKFPPDLTRSQRDKIKKDARRYKGLKNSSNEGIPKGSYGLLRA; from the exons ATGGAGATTCGGGATCTCATAAAAAACATTGTAGAGGATTCAAAGCATACTAGTCAAGATGAAGATCGGTACACAGATGCACCTCGAGGTGTAAAAGAGGTGCACACTCCTCAAATTAAAGCTCAACTATCTGAGTTGACTAAGGTGGTAACGATTTTTGCTAAGGACAAAGGTGTGCAATCCACACCCCGTCCCTGTGGCATTTGCACTCAAGTGGGACACCCGACTGATATGTGTCCTCAATtgcaagaagaagaatatgaagaagCAAATGTTATAGGAGGCTATTCCGGTCAtaatcaaagaacttatgatcagCCCCGAGGCAATCAAGGGTGGAACAACAACCAAAGCATGGGCTATCAACAAAGACCACCACCCCATTACCAAGCAAGGCCTCCATTCCCACAACAAAATTACCAACCGAGGCAACTACAACCTCTTCCTCTACAAGCCAGATCCTTAAGTATGTCCTTAGAAGACACAGTCAAAAGCCTTGCCACCAGCACCCAAAGTTTTCAGCAAGAGACCAAGGCAAGCATCAAGAATCTTGAGCAACAAATGGCACAACTTGCTCAATCAGTGAGCAAAATGGAGAATCAAGGAAAGCTACCTCCTCAAACTGAAAAGAACCCAAAGCACAATGCTTGTGCAATTAACTTGAGGAGTGGAAAGAAATATGACGGCCCAAAGATgcccgaagaagaaagagagGAGTTGGTGATAGAAGAACCACCAAAGAAGgatgaaaagaaagaagaaatggTGGAGAAAAAGAAGCCTGAAGAGAAAGAAGCAAAGATCACACTACCACCTTTTCCATCAAGATTGAGCAACAACAAAAAAGAGAGAGAAGATAGTGAAATCATGGCAATGTTCCAGAAAGTTGAAGTCAACATCCCTCTCTTAGATGCGATCAGACAGGTACCTAGATATgctaagttccttaaggaactttgcacATCTAAAAAGAAGCTACGAGGTAATGAGACAGTGAAAGTGAGTGAAAATGTTTTTGCAGTTTTGCAGAAAAGGATGCCCCCAAAGTGTAAGGATCCAGGTGTTTTCACCGTTCCTTGCAAATTGGGAAACTTGTATGTCCCCCGTGCTATGCTAGATTTAGGAGCTTCAATTAATGTTTTACCATATTCTGTTTATAAATCTATTGGCATAGCCACTTTAACAAAAACAGGGGTAATCATCCAACTTGCAAACCGTTCTATAGTACACCTAAAAGATGTATTAGAGGATGTTTTGGTGCAAGTTAATGAGCTTGTCTTTCCTACAGATTTTTATGTGCTTGATATGGGAGATGATGACCATCCATCCTCTAGTTCCATACTTTTAGGTAGACCATTCTTGAAAACAGCAAGAACAAAATTTGATGTCTACAATGGTACATTGTCCATGGAATTCGATGGGGAGGTCATCAACTTCAATATCTATGAAGTAACGAGGTACCCAAGTGATGTTCATTGCATAAATTTTGTTGATATAATCCAACCTTTGACTGAAAAGTGTTTTGAGTTGACTAACCATGATTTGTTGGAGTTAGTTTTGAGCATGAATTTTGATAACAATTCAGTCAAAGAGATTGCAGAAAATTTCAAGTTAGATGAAGAGTTGCTGGAAATTGTGGAGAGCatggaagaaaagaagaaaatgagGTATGATAATAGCAATGTGAAATTACCCATTTCTAACACAAAACTTCTTCCTTCCGTTGTGCAGGCACCTAAGCTAGAATTGAAGACTCTTCCAGATCATTCGAAGTATGCGTACCTTGGGGAAGAGAAGAATTTGCCTGTCATTATCTCCAACAAGCTGTCCATTGCAGAAGAAGATGAGTTGGTGACTTTGCTGAAAAAGTATAAGAAAGCCATTGGGTGGACAATTGCTGACATAAAAGGGTTGAGCCCTTCCCTGTGCATGCATAAGATCCTCATGGAGGAGGACTTCAAACCAACTCGAGAGGCACAGAGAAGACTGAATCCACCCATGATGGAGGTGATAAAGAAAGAAATCATGAAGCTTTTGGATGTAG TTTTCGTGGATGACTTCACAGTCTATGGAAACTCCTTTGATGAatgtttgagcaatctaacaaaaATTTTGCAAAGGTGCATTGACACAGATCTTGTGCTTAACTATGAAAAATGTCATTTCATGGTGGACAAAGGATTGATTCTAGGACATATTGTGTCCCGAAAAGGCTTGGAAGTTGACAAAGCCAAGATAGATGTTATCAAAAGTCTTCCTTACCCGACAAATGTTCGGGAA CCATGCAAGGATACCTTCGATCGTTTGAAGGATTTACTCACCTCTGCTCCAATCATCCAACCACCTAATTGGGATCTCCCGTTTGAGATCATGTGTGACGCGAGCAACACGACTGTAGGGGCAGTATTGGGTCAAAAGGTGGATCGAGCACACCATGTCATCTATTATGCATCAAAGACCCTTGATGGTGCACAATGCAACTACACCACAACAGAAAAAGAGTTGCTCGCTATTGTTTTTGCGCTAGAGAAGTTCCGACAATACCTCCTTGGAActaaagtgatcatatattcggaCCATGCAGCCATAAAGCACTTACTTACCAAGAAAGATTCGAATCCGAGGTTAATACGGTGGATGCCGCTTTTGCAAGAGTTCGATATTGAGATCAAAGATAAGAGCGGGAAAGAGAACCTAGTCGCCGATCATTTGAGCCGAATAGTTCCACCCGAAGATGCGACTCCCATCCATGACACATTCTCGGACGAGCACTTGTTTGCTATCCAAACACCACCTTGGTATGTTGATATATGCAACTTCATGGTCACGGGAAAGTTCCCACCCGACCTCACGAGGTCACAGAGAGATAAAATCAAGAAAGATGCGAGAAGGTACAAAGGCCTTAAGAATTCTTCCAATGAAGGGATTCCAAAAGGatcttatgggctgcttagagcctaa
- the LOC111900052 gene encoding DEAD-box ATP-dependent RNA helicase 20, which produces MSRYDSRSGDPASYRDRRSDSGFSGGSGLGGYNSSSSKRDHESSDTQRKVDLEGLTPFEKNFYVESPAVAKMSESEVEEYRTRREITVEGRDVPKPVKTFSDARFPDYVMQEIVKAGFTEPTAIQAQGWPMALKGRDLIGIAETGSGKTLAYLLPAIVHVNAQPILSPGDGPIVLVLAPTRELAVQIQQEATKFGASSKIKNTCIYGGVPKGPQVRDLQKGVEIIIATPGRLIDMLESHHTNLRRVTYLVLDEADRMLDMGFEPQMKKIVSQIRPDRQTLYWSATWPKEVEQLARQFLYNPYKVVIGSQDLKANHSIQQHVDIVTENQKYNKLVKLLDDIMDGSRILIFMDTKKGCDQITRQLRMDGWPALSIHGDKSQAERDWVLSEFKAGKSPIMTATDVAARGLDVKDVKYVINYDFPGSLEDYVHRIGRTGRAGAKGTAYTFFTAANARFAKELIAILQEAGQKVNPDLAAMGRGAPPPPSGHGGFRDRDRGRGYGGGRSSWN; this is translated from the exons ATGAGTCGTTATGACAGCCGTTCCGGCGATCCCGCTTCATATCGCGACCGCagaag TGATTCAGGGTTCAGCGGAGGTTCTGGTCTTGGCGGGTATAATTCTTCATCTAGCAAAAGGGACCATGAAAGTTCTGACACTCAGCGCAAGGTGGATTTGGAAGGGTTGACTCCTTTCGAAAAGAACTTCTACGTGGAGTCTCCAGCTGTTGCTAAAATGTCTGAAAGCGAGGTAGAAGAATACAGGACACGAAGAGAAATCACTGTTGAAGGTCGTGATGTTCCTAAGCCTGTTAAAACATTCAGCGATGCAAGATTTCCAG ATTATGTTATGCAAGAAATCGTGAAAGCAGGCTTCACAGAGCCTACTGCAATTCAAGCTCAAGGATGGCCAATGGCTTTAAAGGGTCGTGATCTCATTGGAATTGCTGAAACAGGATCTGGAAAGACTCTTGCTTATCTATTGCCTGCTATTGTGCATGTTAATGCTCAACCAATCTTAT CTCCAGGAGATGGACCGATTGTGTTAGTTTTAGCTCCAACTCGTGAACTTGCTGTTCAAATACAACAAGAAGCAACTAAATTTGGCGCATCTTCAAAGATTAAGAATACCTGCATTTATGGTGGGGTTCCAAAGGGTCCTCAAGTTCGTGATTTACAGAAAG GTGTTGAGATTATCATTGCTACACCTGGAAGATTGATTGATATGTTGGAGTCTCATCATACAAACCTGAGGAGGGTGACTTACCTTGTGTTGGATGAGGCAGATAGGATGCTTGACATGGGTTTTGAACctcaaatgaaaaaaattgtttcacAG ATTCGACCAGATCGTCAAACCTTGTATTGGAGTGCTACATGGCCAAAGGAAGTTGAGCAACTTGCAAGACAGTTTCTTTACAACCCATACAAA GTGGTGATTGGTTCACAAGACTTAAAAGCTAACCATTCGATTCAACAACATGTGGATATTGTTACCGAGAATCAAAAGTATAACAA ATTGGTGAAACTGCTGGATGATATCATGGATGGGAGTAGAATTCTAATTTTTATGGACACGAAAAAAGGGTGTGACCAAATCACCCGCCAGCTCAGAATGGATGGGTGGCCCGCTTTATCAATTCATGGAGATAAAAGTCAAGCAGAAAGAGATTGGGTTTTATCCGAATTCAAAGCTGGTAAAAGTCCAATAATGACAGCTACAGACGTTGCAGCTCGTGGCTTAG ATGTGAAGGACGTGAAATATGTGATAAATTATGATTTCCCGGGTTCTTTGGAAGATTATGTTCATAGGATTGGAAGAACAGGAAGAGCCGGGGCTAAAGGGACAGCATACACTTTTTTTACAGCAGCAAATGCTCGGTTTGCTAAGGAACTAATTGCCATACTTCAGGAGGCCGGTCAGAAAGTCAACCCTGATTTAGCGGCAATGGGGCGGGGTGCACCTCCTCCACCATCAG GCCATGGTGGTTTTCGTGACCGTGATCGTGGGCGGGGTTATGGCGGTGGTCGCTCGTCTTGGAACTGA